In one window of Microcaecilia unicolor chromosome 9, aMicUni1.1, whole genome shotgun sequence DNA:
- the ANKRD9 gene encoding ankyrin repeat domain-containing protein 9, translated as MPGNVKWLNSCSNDSYQSQKQCRKTSFAFYQAVRDLLPVWILEDMRLMEVLHWEEGRRVSTYSPSEALLYALVHDHQSYAQYLLSHFPEDALARPSKSFGCCQASAPHLAMAVRYNRSSILLRILKTIQDFPADQRASYVNRQGCAGVEGGKTPLHLACELLRSKCLVLLLGHGASPCLVDSGGNTPLDTLLQQIGESQKDIHTALLCLDSFSLFLPVKLCFQNHRWLLEEQEFWQNLLGEPRFLWLSGSSPPSLFIRSMQVLIHCLSPARFPEGLDELPLPAFLKPLDLKWKS; from the coding sequence ATGCCTGGTAATGTGAAATGGCTGAACAGTTGCAGCAATGATAGTTACCAGTCACAAAAGCAATGCCGAAAGACCTCCTTTGCCTTTTACCAGGCAGTAAGGGATCTGTTGCCAGTGTGGATCTTGGAGGACATGCGGCTCATGGAGGTGCTGCATTGGGAGGAGGGCAGAAGAGTGAGCACCTATTCTCCGTCGGAAGCTTTGCTGTACGCTCTGGTACATGACCACCAGTCCTATGCCCAATATCTATTAAGCCACTTCCCTGAGGATGCACTGGCTAGACCAAGCAAGAGCTTTGGCTGCTGCCAGGCTTCAGCACCTCATCTGGCCATGGCAGTTCGTTACAACCGCAGCAGCATCCTGCTTAGGATCCTGAAGACCATTCAGGACTTTCCGGCTGACCAGCGAGCCAGCTACGTGAATAGACAGGGCTGTGCTGGTGTGGAAGGTGGCAAGACTCCACTGCACTTGGCATGTGAGCTGCTCCGGTCCAAGTGTTTGGTTTTGTTATTAGGGCATGGTGCATCACCGTGCTTAGTGGACAGTGGTGGAAACACTCCTTTGGACACTTTGTTACAGCAGATAGGCGAAAGCCAGAAGGACATACATACAGCGCTACTATGCTTGGATTCTTTCTCACTTTTCTTGCCTGTGAAGCTGTGCTTTCAGAACCACCGGTGGCTCCTGGAGGAACAGGAGTTCTGGCAGAACCTGTTAGGTGAGCCTCGATTTCTATGGCTGTCAGGTTCAAGTCCTCCATCCCTTTTCATCCGGTCCATGCAGGTGTTAATTCACTGTCTCTCACCAGCACGCTTTCCTGAAGGCCTGGATGAGTTGCCTTTGCCAGCATTCCTAAAACCATTGGATTTGAAATGGAAAAGCTAG